The Streptomyces sp. NBC_01237 genomic interval TGGGCTCGCTCTTCTGCATGGCGACGCTGGTTTTCACCGGCCTCCAGACGACCGTCGTCGGGGTCGCGCTCGGCTCCCTCGTGCTGTCCGCCTCGTTCATGATCATCGGCGCTGGACTCTCCCCGGTGGTGCCCGACCAGGTCCCGGTCGCCCAGCGCGGTGCCGTGCTGGGCTGGGCCATGGTCCCGCAGGCGGGCGCCCTGATCGCGGGCGGGCTGCTGATCGGTCTGGTCACGGGCTTCGCCTCGCAGTACCTGCTGATGGCCGCACTGCCGCTCCTGATCCTGCTGTTCGCGACCACCATGAAGGATCCGCCGCTGCCCCGCCGGACCCGCGAGCCGTTCTCGCTGCGCACCTTCCTGGACGGCTACCGGATCAGCCCGCGCGCACACCCCGACTTCGTCTGGGCGATGGGCTCCCGCTTCATGATGGGTCTCGGCTACGGCATGGGCACGCTCTACCTGCCGTACTTCCTGGACGACGTACTGCACTACGAGAAGTTGTTCCCCGGCCGGTCCACCGAGGACGGTCTGCTCATCGTGATCGGCATCAATTGCCTGGCCACGATCTCCACGGTCGTCCTCAGCGGCTGGCTCTCCGACAAGTTGGGCAAGCGGCGCATGCTGGTCTTCCTCGGCGGCATCACGATGGCCGTCGCCGCGCTCCCGCTCGCGCTGTCGCCCACGTGGACGATGACCCTGGTCGCGGCCGTCATCCTGGGCCTGGGCTACGGCGTGTATCTGGCCGTCGACACCGCCCTGGTCACCGAGGTGCTCCCCGCCTCCGCGGACCGCGGCAAGGACATGGCCCT includes:
- a CDS encoding MFS transporter, coding for MSLAPGLPDHPERSRLSERPEALAEPVRRVGPGWVALYVLANVGVFIPMQVPTTFLMPEQIAQIDPAGKVGSYAWVSMMGAISGIVIAPLAGALSDRTTSRFGRRRPWLLVGSLFCMATLVFTGLQTTVVGVALGSLVLSASFMIIGAGLSPVVPDQVPVAQRGAVLGWAMVPQAGALIAGGLLIGLVTGFASQYLLMAALPLLILLFATTMKDPPLPRRTREPFSLRTFLDGYRISPRAHPDFVWAMGSRFMMGLGYGMGTLYLPYFLDDVLHYEKLFPGRSTEDGLLIVIGINCLATISTVVLSGWLSDKLGKRRMLVFLGGITMAVAALPLALSPTWTMTLVAAVILGLGYGVYLAVDTALVTEVLPASADRGKDMALANLMTSLPYVLVPPIASVVLGGPGGYSSLFLCSAAMSTLGAASVWKVKAVR